From a single Bacillus sp. NEB1478 genomic region:
- the ilvC gene encoding ketol-acid reductoisomerase — translation MAKVYYENEISKEVLQNKKIAVVGYGSQGHAHALNLKDSGYDVVIGIREGKSFDQAVQDGFDVYSVSEAVRIADVVMVLLPDERQPEVYKNEILPELTSGNALVFAHGFNVHYHQVVPPENVDVFLVAPKGPGHLVRRTYEAGEGVPALFAVYQDATGTARETALAYAEGIGAARAGVLETSFQEETETDLFGEQAVLCGGLTSLVKAGFETLTEAGYQPEVAYFECLHELKLIVDLMYEGGLEGMRHSISDTAQWGDFQSGPRVINGAVKESMKEVLKEVQNGEFAKNWILENQANRPVFQVVNQNEKNHPIEKVGRELREMMPFVKAKQKKEAVVSANR, via the coding sequence GAAATTTCAAAAGAGGTTTTACAAAACAAGAAAATTGCGGTTGTTGGCTATGGATCCCAAGGGCACGCTCATGCTTTGAATTTAAAAGACTCAGGTTATGATGTTGTAATCGGTATTCGTGAAGGCAAGTCATTTGATCAAGCGGTACAGGATGGTTTTGACGTATATTCGGTTTCTGAAGCTGTTCGGATTGCAGATGTTGTAATGGTCTTGCTTCCGGATGAAAGGCAGCCAGAAGTTTATAAGAATGAAATTTTACCAGAGTTAACCTCAGGAAATGCACTAGTTTTCGCTCATGGATTCAATGTCCATTATCATCAAGTGGTGCCGCCTGAAAATGTAGATGTATTCTTAGTTGCTCCAAAAGGTCCTGGTCATCTCGTGAGAAGAACCTATGAAGCAGGTGAAGGAGTTCCGGCACTTTTTGCAGTTTATCAAGATGCGACTGGCACGGCTAGAGAAACAGCACTTGCTTATGCAGAAGGAATTGGTGCAGCAAGAGCCGGGGTGTTAGAAACAAGCTTTCAAGAAGAAACCGAAACGGACTTGTTTGGTGAACAGGCTGTACTGTGTGGAGGATTAACATCCCTAGTGAAAGCCGGATTTGAAACTTTAACAGAAGCGGGTTATCAGCCGGAAGTAGCTTACTTTGAATGTTTGCATGAATTGAAACTCATCGTGGATCTCATGTATGAAGGTGGATTAGAAGGAATGAGACATTCGATTTCCGATACTGCACAATGGGGTGATTTCCAATCAGGTCCGCGTGTTATCAATGGAGCTGTGAAAGAGTCCATGAAAGAAGTATTAAAAGAAGTTCAAAACGGCGAGTTTGCTAAAAACTGGATTTTAGAAAACCAAGCAAATCGACCTGTATTCCAAGTAGTTAATCAAAATGAGAAAAACCATCCGATTGAAAAAGTAGGAAGAGAACTCCGGGAAATGATGCCTTTTGTAAAAGCAAAACAAAAAAAGGAGGCGGTCGTTAGTGCGAACCGTTGA